The Chryseolinea soli genome contains a region encoding:
- a CDS encoding winged helix-turn-helix domain-containing protein, with product MKKKEIRFRCWIEIDGVKFFGPGPAELLEHIEQEGSIAKAAKQMGMSYKKAWDMVDDLNARGKSPYVESRKGGEKGGGASLTKAGKTVVAHYRRLAAKLNKIVEKDVAILKHI from the coding sequence ATGAAAAAGAAAGAAATACGTTTCCGCTGTTGGATTGAGATCGATGGCGTAAAATTCTTTGGTCCGGGCCCCGCCGAATTATTGGAGCATATCGAACAGGAAGGCTCCATTGCAAAGGCGGCAAAACAAATGGGCATGTCCTACAAAAAAGCCTGGGACATGGTCGATGATCTGAACGCCCGTGGCAAAAGCCCTTACGTAGAATCCCGCAAAGGTGGCGAAAAAGGTGGAGGGGCCTCGCTCACCAAGGCCGGCAAAACCGTGGTCGCCCACTACCGGCGCCTGGCAGCCAAACTGAATAAGATCGTCGAAAAAGATGTGGCCATTCTGAAACACATCTGA
- a CDS encoding sensor protein KdpD, whose product MEEKEKSVEHFLNLIKKSRRGKFKVYIGMSAGVGKTYRMLQEAHSLLKNDVDVKVGFIETHNRKETHDLIPGLPMIARKKVFYKGKELEEMDLQAILNIHPEVVIVDELAHTNIEGSKNEKRWQDVLEILDAGINVISAMNIQHIESLNEEVQQITGIEVRERVPDRILQLADEVVNIDLTADELIVRLREGKIYHPSKIETALRNFFQAEKILQLRELALKEVASQVERKVDSEVTVDKRIRHERFLACISTNHDTARMIIRKTARLAGYYNSKWHVLYVQTPQEDSNRIKLSVQRHLINNFKLATELGAEVIQVKSNRVPEVIASVAEEKKITTVCIGKPHLRLWQVILKTNVFNQLLNRLSDSDIDLVILS is encoded by the coding sequence ATGGAAGAAAAAGAGAAATCGGTCGAACACTTTCTGAACCTGATCAAAAAATCCAGGCGCGGGAAATTCAAGGTCTACATCGGCATGAGCGCCGGTGTGGGGAAGACGTATCGCATGTTGCAGGAAGCCCACAGCTTGTTAAAGAACGATGTGGATGTGAAGGTAGGCTTCATCGAAACGCACAACCGGAAGGAGACCCACGACCTCATCCCAGGCCTGCCGATGATCGCGCGAAAAAAGGTCTTCTACAAAGGCAAGGAACTTGAGGAGATGGACCTGCAAGCCATTCTCAATATCCACCCGGAAGTGGTCATCGTCGACGAGCTGGCGCACACCAACATCGAAGGCAGCAAAAATGAAAAGCGCTGGCAGGATGTGCTGGAAATATTGGACGCGGGCATCAACGTGATCAGCGCCATGAACATCCAGCATATCGAAAGCCTGAACGAGGAAGTGCAGCAGATCACCGGCATCGAAGTGCGCGAACGCGTACCCGACCGCATCCTGCAACTGGCCGACGAAGTCGTGAACATCGACTTGACAGCCGACGAGCTTATCGTTCGCCTCCGCGAAGGAAAGATCTATCATCCCTCCAAGATCGAGACCGCCTTACGAAATTTCTTCCAGGCGGAGAAGATCCTGCAACTGCGCGAGCTGGCCTTGAAGGAAGTGGCTTCGCAGGTCGAGCGCAAAGTAGATAGCGAGGTTACGGTAGACAAAAGGATCCGGCACGAGCGGTTCCTGGCGTGCATTAGCACCAACCACGATACCGCCCGGATGATCATTCGCAAGACCGCCCGCCTGGCGGGGTACTACAATTCAAAATGGCATGTGCTCTATGTTCAGACGCCGCAGGAAGATTCGAACCGGATCAAGCTCTCCGTGCAACGTCACCTGATCAACAATTTCAAATTGGCTACCGAGCTGGGGGCCGAAGTGATCCAGGTGAAAAGTAATCGCGTACCGGAAGTGATCGCCTCCGTGGCGGAAGAAAAAAAGATCACCACCGTGTGCATCGGCAAGCCTCACTTGCGGCTGTGGCAAGTGATCCTGAAGACCAACGTCTTCAACCAATTGCTGAACAGGCTTTCAGATTCGGACATCGACTTAGTGATACTATCATGA
- a CDS encoding ABC transporter ATP-binding protein yields MIELAIARKLHGASGAINLNLDVKIETGDFVTLYGPSGAGKTSILRMLAGLLTPHDGRIVCERQIWFDKSKHINLKPQYRNLGMVFQDYSLFPNMTVQGNLEFALQKGQPKSRVEELLQLTELDQLRDKKPARLSGGQKQRVALARALVRQPNLLLLDEPLSALDMAMQAKLQDYILHLHRQYHLTTLMVSHDLNEVIKMSKRVLVLEDGTIKKDGPPLDVLPLDNLKPFITGNLSH; encoded by the coding sequence ATGATTGAACTCGCCATTGCTCGAAAGCTGCACGGCGCCAGCGGTGCGATCAACCTAAACCTCGACGTCAAGATCGAGACCGGCGATTTTGTGACGCTCTATGGACCTTCGGGCGCCGGCAAAACCAGCATCCTCCGCATGCTCGCGGGCCTGCTGACTCCCCATGATGGACGCATCGTCTGTGAACGTCAGATCTGGTTCGACAAAAGCAAGCACATCAACCTGAAGCCGCAGTACCGGAACCTCGGCATGGTGTTCCAGGACTATTCCCTCTTCCCCAACATGACGGTGCAAGGCAACCTGGAATTTGCCCTGCAAAAAGGCCAACCTAAATCAAGAGTAGAAGAGCTTTTGCAGTTGACGGAGCTGGATCAACTTCGCGACAAAAAACCGGCACGCCTTTCCGGCGGACAAAAACAACGCGTAGCCTTGGCGCGCGCATTGGTGCGCCAACCCAACCTGTTGCTGCTGGACGAACCTCTGTCGGCGCTGGACATGGCGATGCAAGCAAAACTGCAAGACTATATTTTACACCTACACCGTCAATACCATCTCACCACCCTCATGGTGAGCCACGATCTCAATGAAGTGATCAAGATGTCGAAACGCGTTTTAGTTCTGGAGGATGGCACCATCAAAAAAGACGGTCCGCCGCTTGACGTTTTGCCGTTGGATAATTTGAAGCCGTTTATAACGGGGAACCTTTCGCATTGA
- a CDS encoding K(+)-transporting ATPase subunit C, with the protein MKTNIIISLKLTLVLLIITAGLYPLLMAGVGKAAPGGGKGETLSVNGKVVGYARVGQKFTEDKYFWGRPSAVDYNAAGSAGSNKGPSNPDYLATVQARIDTFLVHNPGIIKEQIPADLVTASGSGLDPDISPEAARIQIARIARVRNIGAAKLEALVNEHIEGPFLGMFGPSKVHVLKLNMALDELK; encoded by the coding sequence ATGAAAACGAATATCATCATATCTCTCAAGCTTACCCTGGTGTTGCTGATCATCACCGCGGGATTATATCCGCTGCTGATGGCGGGCGTTGGCAAGGCTGCGCCGGGTGGTGGAAAAGGTGAAACACTTTCGGTAAACGGCAAGGTAGTAGGCTACGCCCGCGTAGGGCAAAAATTTACGGAAGACAAATACTTCTGGGGAAGACCTTCTGCCGTGGATTATAACGCCGCCGGTTCGGCCGGTAGCAACAAAGGGCCAAGCAACCCGGACTATCTCGCCACGGTGCAAGCGCGCATCGATACATTTCTCGTGCACAACCCTGGTATTATCAAAGAACAGATCCCGGCCGACCTGGTCACTGCATCGGGTAGTGGATTGGATCCGGATATTTCACCCGAGGCGGCCCGAATTCAGATCGCACGGATTGCGCGTGTTCGAAACATCGGCGCGGCTAAGCTGGAAGCCTTAGTGAACGAACACATCGAGGGTCCCTTCCTTGGCATGTTCGGTCCCTCGAAAGTACACGTCCTGAAACTCAACATGGCCTTGGATGAATTGAAATAA
- the modB gene encoding molybdate ABC transporter permease subunit, whose product MLDLAPFYLTLKLAIVSTAILFVISVPVAYGLAFARWRGKVIIDALVGLPLVLPPSVLGFYLLLAFSPQNAFGRFLENYFDLRLVFTFPGLVVASVIYSLPFMIQPIQNGFRSVPVALKEAAYTLGKSRVTTLTKVLIPNMKGALLTGCMLTFAHTIGEFGVVLMVGGNIPNETRVISVTIYDEVEAMNYHQANVYASILLVFSFLVLISVYLVNNRAFKVDPYHD is encoded by the coding sequence ATGCTCGACCTCGCGCCTTTCTACCTGACGTTAAAATTAGCCATCGTGTCGACGGCGATCCTCTTTGTGATCAGCGTCCCGGTAGCTTATGGCCTGGCCTTCGCGCGCTGGCGTGGCAAAGTAATTATCGATGCGTTGGTAGGCCTGCCGTTGGTGTTGCCACCCTCCGTTTTGGGATTTTATTTATTGCTGGCGTTCAGCCCGCAAAATGCATTTGGCCGGTTCCTGGAGAATTACTTTGACCTGCGACTCGTGTTCACCTTCCCGGGACTCGTAGTGGCGTCGGTCATTTATAGTCTGCCGTTCATGATCCAGCCTATTCAAAATGGATTCCGGTCAGTGCCCGTGGCCCTCAAAGAGGCCGCCTACACGTTAGGCAAAAGCCGGGTGACCACCCTCACCAAAGTTTTGATCCCCAACATGAAGGGCGCACTGCTCACGGGCTGCATGCTCACCTTCGCGCATACCATTGGCGAATTTGGGGTGGTCTTGATGGTGGGAGGAAATATCCCGAACGAGACGCGGGTGATTTCCGTGACCATCTACGATGAAGTAGAGGCCATGAACTATCACCAGGCGAATGTGTACGCCTCCATCCTGCTGGTGTTTTCCTTCCTGGTGCTGATCAGTGTCTACCTCGTAAACAACCGGGCATTTAAAGTGGACCCTTATCATGATTGA
- a CDS encoding molybdopterin-dependent oxidoreductase — translation MSKKLCNPFLLAALVLASIAGHAQPKPSFRVEGEVLKPRTLTQDDLLKWKTAEVKGKDRDGKEHVFKGVRLVDVLDSAGVTLGAKLRGENLAKYVLVKAADGYEVIFSLPEIDPEFTSQTVLLAYEVDGHPLAKGEGPFRMVVPSDKKQARWIRELTTIKVVFSKD, via the coding sequence ATGAGCAAGAAACTTTGCAATCCCTTTTTGCTGGCGGCCCTCGTACTGGCGTCGATCGCGGGCCACGCCCAACCTAAACCATCGTTCCGCGTGGAAGGCGAGGTGCTGAAACCGCGCACGCTGACGCAAGACGATCTCTTGAAATGGAAGACCGCAGAAGTAAAGGGCAAGGACCGCGACGGCAAGGAACACGTGTTCAAAGGTGTGCGCCTGGTCGATGTGCTGGATTCGGCTGGCGTGACGCTCGGCGCAAAATTGCGCGGCGAGAACCTGGCCAAATACGTCCTCGTGAAAGCTGCTGATGGCTATGAGGTGATCTTCTCGCTTCCCGAAATCGACCCGGAGTTCACCAGCCAAACGGTGTTGCTGGCCTACGAAGTGGACGGCCATCCGCTGGCAAAAGGCGAGGGACCGTTTCGCATGGTGGTGCCGTCGGATAAAAAACAAGCGCGCTGGATTCGCGAACTCACGACGATAAAAGTGGTATTTTCCAAGGACTGA
- a CDS encoding TonB-dependent receptor plug domain-containing protein, with the protein MKRLLLPIALFTSFAVFAQVPDSLAQRDRVFTLGEVLVVGSPIDTANALSFKKIEKFNRTDVSNTLNILSGVTLANVGPRNESVVYVRGFDLRQVPVFIDGVPVYVPYDGYVDMGRFTSVDLAQVNVSKGFSSILYGANTMGGAINLVSRKPQQKFELGARVGAFSGEGFRWNVNAGSNLGKYYFQLGLSQLKQNYFPLSKDFTAMPNEDGGERGNSYRDDIKFSVKAGFTPNATDEYVVGYVTQHGEKGTPPYTGTDPKMQTRFWQWPKWDKQSLYFITNTALGTKNKLKTRWYYDTFVNELFSYDDATYSTMTKGYAFQSYYDDYTVGGSAELESHVISKNTLRLGVQYKRDIHRENNLGEPQRTFIDNTLSIGLENTYQIMPTVAIVPGISYNARNSSKAQDYNATTKEISDFPSNNNNAVNAQLGIFWDVNPNHTLKGSVSRKTRFATIKDRYSYRMGQAIPNPDLSAEVAVNYDLTYTGKFFTKLVVTASAFRSDISNIIQQVDNVQPGRFQLQNAGDALFYGYEANADYNLAKGLNLGINYTYMRRKNETNPAIFFTNVPDHKIFGFVDYSFLSRVNILASAERNSKRYSTSYGTSAGGYTLVNTKASVKLIKNLQLEGGVNNIFDTNYALVEGFPEAGRNYFVSLSFRNF; encoded by the coding sequence ATGAAAAGACTTTTACTCCCCATTGCGCTCTTCACATCCTTTGCCGTTTTTGCCCAAGTGCCCGACAGCCTCGCCCAACGCGACCGTGTGTTCACGTTAGGGGAAGTGCTGGTGGTCGGATCGCCCATCGACACCGCCAATGCGCTGTCGTTCAAGAAAATTGAAAAATTCAACCGGACCGATGTTTCCAATACGCTGAACATCTTGTCGGGCGTCACACTGGCCAACGTGGGTCCGCGTAACGAGTCGGTGGTCTACGTACGCGGCTTCGACCTGCGCCAGGTGCCCGTGTTCATCGACGGCGTGCCGGTGTATGTTCCTTACGATGGCTATGTGGATATGGGCCGCTTCACTTCGGTAGATTTGGCGCAGGTGAATGTCTCAAAGGGATTTTCCTCTATCTTATATGGGGCCAACACCATGGGCGGCGCCATCAACCTGGTGTCGCGCAAGCCGCAGCAAAAATTTGAGCTGGGCGCACGGGTCGGCGCCTTCAGCGGCGAAGGATTCCGGTGGAATGTGAATGCCGGCTCGAACCTGGGTAAATACTATTTTCAATTGGGCTTGTCGCAATTGAAACAGAACTACTTTCCCCTCTCGAAAGACTTCACCGCCATGCCCAACGAAGACGGCGGCGAACGCGGGAACTCCTATCGCGACGACATCAAGTTCAGCGTGAAAGCAGGCTTCACCCCCAACGCCACCGACGAATATGTGGTGGGCTATGTCACCCAACACGGGGAGAAAGGAACACCACCCTACACCGGCACCGATCCGAAAATGCAAACGCGTTTCTGGCAGTGGCCCAAGTGGGATAAACAAAGCCTGTATTTTATTACCAACACCGCGCTCGGCACAAAAAATAAGTTGAAGACCCGCTGGTACTACGACACCTTTGTGAACGAACTGTTCAGCTACGACGACGCCACCTACTCCACGATGACCAAAGGCTACGCCTTTCAAAGCTACTACGATGACTACACCGTGGGCGGAAGCGCGGAATTGGAATCGCACGTGATCAGCAAAAACACGTTGAGATTGGGTGTTCAGTATAAGCGGGACATTCACCGCGAGAACAACCTGGGTGAACCACAGCGAACGTTCATCGACAACACGCTTTCCATCGGCCTGGAAAATACCTACCAAATCATGCCCACCGTGGCCATCGTACCGGGCATCAGCTACAACGCCCGCAACAGTTCCAAAGCGCAGGACTACAACGCCACCACGAAAGAAATTTCCGATTTTCCGTCCAATAACAACAACGCCGTGAATGCCCAACTGGGGATCTTTTGGGACGTCAACCCAAACCATACCCTGAAGGGAAGTGTGTCGCGCAAGACGCGCTTTGCCACCATCAAGGACCGCTATTCCTATCGCATGGGGCAGGCCATTCCCAACCCGGATCTGTCGGCCGAAGTGGCCGTTAACTACGACCTCACCTACACCGGAAAATTCTTCACCAAACTGGTCGTCACCGCCAGCGCCTTCCGCAGCGATATCTCCAACATCATCCAACAGGTGGACAACGTGCAGCCGGGACGCTTCCAGCTTCAAAATGCGGGCGATGCTTTGTTCTATGGCTATGAGGCCAACGCTGACTATAATCTCGCGAAAGGCCTGAACCTGGGTATCAACTATACCTATATGCGCCGGAAAAATGAGACAAACCCCGCTATATTTTTCACAAACGTTCCCGATCACAAAATTTTTGGATTCGTAGACTACAGTTTCTTGTCGCGGGTAAATATTCTGGCGAGTGCCGAACGCAACAGCAAGCGCTATAGTACCAGCTATGGAACATCGGCCGGTGGCTACACGCTGGTGAACACAAAGGCTTCGGTGAAGCTCATCAAGAACCTCCAACTGGAGGGTGGCGTAAACAACATATTTGACACCAACTATGCGCTGGTAGAAGGATTTCCGGAAGCGGGCCGTAATTATTTTGTTAGCCTGAGCTTCCGCAATTTTTAA
- a CDS encoding cytochrome-c peroxidase has product MMKRKRPSVGMLAIATAALTMLLSFQTPDPAPQPYILNYPAYFGGRFTIPENNPMTREGVALGRLLFYEPKLSGNNRVTCATCHQQKLAFTDGKAFSVGVDGTLTKRSSMSLTNLLWVRNLFWDGRANGLEAQAVVPLTDPHEMGQSLETSVAKLKTDASYREKFAQAFGTGDITGENLLKALAQFERTLISAGSRYDKYLRGEYQPTAQELRGIDLFMTPPSPQRSIRGANCGHCHGTPKTFIELFHNNGLDTLPKDAGRETITGQAIDRGRFRVPTLRNITLTAPYMHDGRFATLTEVLNHYNEHVQPSATLSPFIAEATNAVGGKSLMLTETEKGDLLVFLQMLTDSTFINNPDFSDPRFLRSAKP; this is encoded by the coding sequence ATGATGAAACGAAAGCGGCCATCGGTAGGGATGCTGGCAATCGCCACGGCGGCGTTGACGATGCTGCTTTCGTTTCAAACGCCCGATCCCGCACCCCAACCCTACATCCTCAACTATCCAGCCTATTTCGGCGGCCGGTTCACCATTCCGGAGAATAACCCGATGACCCGGGAAGGGGTTGCGTTAGGAAGATTATTGTTCTATGAACCCAAACTGTCGGGCAACAACCGGGTCACCTGCGCCACCTGCCATCAGCAGAAATTAGCGTTCACCGACGGAAAGGCCTTTAGCGTGGGCGTTGACGGCACCTTGACCAAACGCAGCTCGATGTCGCTGACAAACCTGTTGTGGGTCCGGAACTTGTTCTGGGACGGACGGGCAAACGGATTGGAGGCACAAGCCGTAGTGCCGCTAACCGACCCGCACGAGATGGGGCAGTCGCTGGAAACGTCGGTGGCAAAGTTGAAAACCGATGCTTCGTATCGTGAAAAATTTGCCCAGGCGTTTGGCACGGGCGACATCACCGGCGAAAACCTGCTGAAAGCCCTGGCACAATTTGAACGCACGCTGATCTCCGCCGGTTCGCGTTACGATAAATACTTGCGCGGAGAATATCAACCGACCGCACAAGAGTTGCGCGGCATCGACCTCTTCATGACGCCGCCCTCGCCACAACGAAGTATACGCGGCGCCAACTGCGGCCACTGTCATGGTACACCGAAAACTTTTATCGAACTTTTTCACAACAACGGCCTGGATACGTTGCCCAAAGACGCAGGTCGTGAAACCATCACAGGCCAGGCGATCGATCGTGGACGGTTTCGCGTGCCCACGCTGCGGAACATCACACTCACTGCGCCGTACATGCACGACGGCCGCTTTGCCACGTTAACAGAAGTTTTGAATCACTACAACGAACACGTGCAGCCAAGCGCCACCCTGAGCCCCTTCATTGCCGAAGCCACCAACGCGGTGGGTGGTAAAAGCCTTATGCTGACGGAAACCGAGAAGGGCGACCTCCTGGTTTTCTTACAGATGCTGACCGATTCGACCTTTATCAACAACCCCGATTTTTCGGACCCTCGTTTTTTAAGAAGTGCAAAACCGTAA
- a CDS encoding porin: MKTIILTLLSLSFSILCFSQEEEKPSPFTVSGYLETYYVYDFNKPADNTRPSFVYAYNRHNEVNLNLGFIKGSYNTDNVRANLAVMTGTYANANLAAEPGVLKNIYEANAGIKLSARKNLWVDAGIFASHIGFESAIGKDCWNLTRSILADNTPYYEAGAKISYTTDNGKWFFSGLVLNGWQRIQRVSGNSLPSFGTQITFKPSSNVTLNSSSFIGTDKPDSARQMRYFHNFYGTFQVTKAFGLIVGFDYGVEEKSPESSSTNAWCSPVVIARLALSDKLTVAARGEYYSDGHGVIIATGTPHGFKTTGISANLDYQIVPNALWRIEVRHLNSKDEVFTREQRATKNDTFISTALAISF; encoded by the coding sequence ATGAAAACTATAATCCTGACGCTCTTATCCCTATCCTTTTCTATTCTTTGTTTTTCCCAGGAGGAAGAAAAACCTTCTCCCTTCACGGTAAGCGGTTATCTGGAAACGTACTATGTCTATGATTTCAATAAACCTGCAGATAACACGCGACCCAGTTTTGTCTATGCCTACAATCGTCACAATGAAGTGAACCTCAACCTCGGGTTCATCAAAGGCTCATACAATACCGACAACGTGCGCGCCAACCTGGCGGTGATGACGGGCACCTATGCCAATGCGAACCTCGCCGCCGAACCGGGTGTATTGAAAAATATCTATGAGGCCAATGCCGGTATAAAACTTTCGGCCCGCAAAAATCTGTGGGTCGACGCGGGTATCTTCGCTTCGCACATCGGTTTTGAGAGCGCCATTGGCAAAGATTGCTGGAACCTGACCCGGAGCATATTGGCCGACAACACACCCTACTATGAAGCAGGAGCCAAAATCTCGTACACCACCGACAATGGCAAATGGTTTTTCTCCGGGCTTGTATTGAACGGCTGGCAACGCATTCAACGGGTTAGCGGCAATTCACTTCCTTCGTTTGGTACCCAGATCACCTTCAAACCTTCTTCCAACGTAACCCTCAATAGCAGCTCGTTTATCGGCACAGACAAACCCGATAGCGCGCGGCAAATGCGTTACTTCCACAACTTCTATGGCACCTTCCAGGTGACGAAGGCCTTTGGTTTGATCGTTGGATTTGACTACGGTGTGGAAGAGAAGAGCCCTGAAAGCAGTTCTACCAATGCATGGTGTTCACCGGTTGTGATTGCCCGGCTTGCGTTGAGCGATAAACTTACGGTGGCCGCACGCGGCGAATACTATAGCGATGGCCATGGCGTGATCATCGCCACGGGTACACCACATGGCTTCAAGACGACCGGCATTTCGGCCAACCTCGACTACCAGATCGTTCCGAATGCGCTGTGGCGGATCGAGGTGCGTCACTTGAATAGCAAGGATGAAGTTTTCACGAGAGAACAGCGCGCCACGAAAAACGATACGTTTATTTCCACGGCATTGGCGATTAGTTTTTAA
- the modA gene encoding molybdate ABC transporter substrate-binding protein, protein MNRIKFSIVGFVMMIASQGYAQPSAKILIAAASDLKFALDSVAATFKKNHPGTVDITYGSSGKLFEQIANSAPFDIFFSADITYPQQLKEKQLTLSEIYIYGKGRIVLWSKKIDAKKEGMNGLLSPVVMKIAIANPQHAPYGKRAEEALDYYKMTEHVKSKLVFGENISQTAQFVTSGAADAGIVALSLALSPNMKKEKGSYFLIPEESHKPLEQGAVITKHAQGNDYAKAFLDYMKSDAAGAILRHFGFTKP, encoded by the coding sequence ATGAACCGGATAAAATTCAGTATCGTAGGCTTCGTCATGATGATCGCCAGCCAAGGGTATGCACAACCCTCCGCCAAGATCCTGATAGCCGCCGCCTCCGACCTGAAATTTGCCCTGGACTCCGTGGCCGCGACCTTTAAAAAAAATCATCCCGGAACAGTAGACATCACCTATGGCTCGTCGGGAAAATTGTTCGAGCAAATTGCCAACAGCGCGCCCTTCGATATTTTCTTCTCGGCCGACATTACCTATCCGCAACAGCTCAAAGAAAAACAACTCACCCTTTCCGAGATCTATATCTATGGAAAGGGACGCATCGTGTTGTGGAGTAAAAAGATCGATGCGAAAAAAGAAGGTATGAACGGGCTGTTGTCGCCCGTCGTTATGAAAATCGCGATAGCGAATCCGCAGCATGCGCCTTACGGCAAACGCGCGGAGGAGGCGTTGGACTACTACAAAATGACAGAGCATGTGAAATCGAAATTGGTGTTTGGTGAAAACATTTCACAGACCGCCCAATTTGTGACCAGCGGCGCGGCCGATGCGGGCATTGTCGCGTTGTCGTTGGCCCTTTCGCCAAACATGAAAAAAGAAAAGGGAAGCTATTTTCTCATTCCCGAAGAAAGCCACAAACCGCTGGAACAAGGAGCGGTCATCACAAAACATGCACAGGGCAACGACTACGCCAAAGCTTTCCTGGACTACATGAAGAGCGACGCGGCCGGTGCCATTCTGCGCCACTTCGGGTTCACCAAGCCCTAG
- a CDS encoding ATP-binding protein, translating to MSIKIKVAWGVIFLFLVIVTIGGLGLYYLEALSNDSENILTDNYETLEYTKSIVENCDSLKIDSVKALKAMEANLKLQEANVTEKGERELTLALRVAFERLKNTTLGDSNIVRIRSICLAIQDMNMKAIIRKNEVTQKTATKASTYLIIIGSICTLAAFTFIINFPGYIANPIVQLTSSIKSIARKNYEERLHFDRKDEFEELAEAFNQMAEKLDEYEHSNLAKILFEKKRIETIINRMTDPVIGLDEHDKVIFANEPALNLLNLSSADVMDRYAPDVAVNNDLFRSLIRHNPPAESALIKAVVGGKENYFSKESITIHHTPTGETDTMKIGQVILLKNITSYKELDLAKTNFIATISHELKTPIASLQMCTRLLQDKRVGTLNEEQHNIIHTLEDEVTRLSKITNELLDLSQVETGNIKLNIRKADAGDIIHLAEEAVKFQAERKHVAITVEPFNDIPSLQADLDKTTWVLVNFLTNAIRYSPENETVTVRCKSENGAIIFSVEDHGPGIEEKYLNRIFEKFFQVPGTPSGTGLGLAISKEFIEAQGGKIKVESHIGKGSVFSFELLKS from the coding sequence ATGAGCATCAAGATCAAAGTGGCGTGGGGCGTTATCTTCCTCTTCCTGGTGATCGTTACGATCGGCGGGTTGGGATTGTATTATCTCGAAGCCCTCTCCAACGACTCGGAAAATATATTGACCGACAACTACGAAACGTTAGAGTACACCAAAAGCATTGTCGAAAATTGCGACAGTCTCAAGATCGATTCCGTCAAGGCCCTGAAAGCCATGGAAGCCAACCTCAAACTGCAAGAGGCCAATGTCACCGAGAAAGGCGAACGCGAACTCACGCTTGCCCTTCGCGTGGCTTTCGAAAGACTGAAGAACACGACGCTGGGCGACAGCAACATCGTGCGCATCCGCAGCATTTGTCTTGCCATTCAGGATATGAATATGAAAGCCATCATCCGGAAGAATGAAGTTACTCAAAAGACGGCCACCAAAGCTTCGACCTACCTGATCATCATCGGGAGCATTTGCACGCTGGCGGCTTTTACGTTTATCATCAATTTCCCAGGCTATATCGCTAACCCCATTGTACAGCTCACGAGTAGTATCAAATCCATCGCGCGCAAGAATTACGAAGAGCGGCTGCACTTCGACCGGAAGGATGAGTTTGAAGAGTTGGCGGAAGCGTTTAACCAGATGGCCGAAAAGCTCGACGAATACGAGCACAGCAACCTGGCCAAAATATTATTTGAGAAAAAGCGCATCGAAACCATCATCAACCGTATGACAGACCCGGTGATCGGGCTTGACGAACATGACAAAGTGATCTTTGCCAATGAACCCGCGTTGAACCTGCTCAATCTTTCTAGCGCCGACGTGATGGATCGCTATGCACCCGACGTGGCGGTAAACAACGACTTGTTCAGAAGCCTGATCCGGCATAACCCGCCGGCGGAAAGCGCGCTGATCAAAGCGGTGGTCGGTGGCAAGGAAAATTATTTTTCAAAAGAATCCATCACCATACACCACACGCCTACAGGCGAAACAGATACGATGAAGATCGGCCAGGTGATTTTGCTAAAGAACATCACCTCCTATAAAGAACTCGATCTGGCCAAGACGAATTTCATCGCCACCATCTCGCACGAACTGAAAACGCCCATCGCCTCGTTGCAGATGTGCACGCGCCTCTTGCAGGACAAACGGGTTGGCACGCTGAACGAAGAACAGCACAATATCATTCATACGCTCGAAGACGAGGTCACCCGTCTGTCAAAGATCACGAACGAATTGCTGGACCTCTCGCAAGTCGAAACCGGCAATATCAAACTCAACATCCGAAAGGCCGACGCCGGGGATATTATCCATCTGGCTGAAGAAGCTGTAAAATTTCAAGCCGAGCGAAAGCATGTGGCCATAACCGTGGAGCCGTTCAACGATATTCCGTCGCTGCAAGCCGATCTGGACAAAACGACTTGGGTGCTGGTGAACTTCCTCACCAACGCCATCCGCTACAGCCCGGAAAATGAAACGGTGACGGTACGGTGTAAATCGGAGAACGGCGCCATCATTTTTTCCGTAGAAGACCACGGTCCTGGAATAGAGGAGAAATACCTGAACAGGATCTTCGAAAAATTCTTCCAGGTGCCCGGCACACCTTCGGGCACCGGCTTGGGACTTGCGATTTCCAAAGAGTTCATCGAAGCGCAAGGTGGGAAGATAAAAGTGGAGAGCCATATCGGAAAGGGAAGCGTATTTTCATTTGAATTGCTAAAATCCTAA